From the Sphingomonas aliaeris genome, one window contains:
- a CDS encoding GIY-YIG nuclease family protein codes for MDREPCVYMLASGKHVTIYTGVTSNLLARLAQHREGLIKGFTSRYGVKHLVWFDMADTMEAAILREKQIKKWNRDWKANLIETNNPHWADLAIGLGLPPVAAPASRRDDTHYGSPPSRG; via the coding sequence ATGGATCGCGAACCGTGCGTCTACATGCTCGCAAGCGGCAAGCACGTAACGATCTATACCGGGGTGACGTCGAACCTGCTCGCACGGCTAGCCCAGCACCGCGAAGGCTTGATCAAGGGCTTTACCTCTCGCTACGGCGTGAAGCATCTGGTCTGGTTCGACATGGCAGATACGATGGAGGCAGCGATCCTCCGCGAAAAGCAGATCAAGAAATGGAATCGCGACTGGAAAGCCAATCTGATCGAGACGAACAACCCGCACTGGGCGGATCTTGCGATAGGCCTGGGATTGCCGCCCGTGGCAGCGCCAGCGTCTCGACGCGACGACACACATTATGGATCCCCGCCTTCGCGGGGATGA
- the rplT gene encoding 50S ribosomal protein L20, whose translation MARVKRGVTTHAKHKKILGAAKGYYGRRKNTIRIARQAVEKAGQYAYRDRKVKKRTFRGLWIQRINAGVRAEGLTYSQFMHGLKLAGVELDRKVLADIAMHEGAAFSAIIAQAKAALPQAA comes from the coding sequence ATGGCACGCGTAAAACGGGGTGTTACCACCCACGCCAAGCACAAGAAGATTCTCGGTGCGGCGAAGGGCTATTATGGCCGTCGCAAGAACACCATCCGCATCGCCCGTCAGGCGGTCGAAAAGGCCGGCCAGTACGCTTATCGCGACCGTAAGGTTAAGAAGCGCACGTTCCGCGGCCTGTGGATCCAGCGCATCAACGCCGGCGTCCGCGCCGAAGGCCTGACCTATTCGCAGTTCATGCACGGCCTGAAACTGGCCGGTGTCGAACTGGACAGAAAGGTTCTGGCCGACATCGCAATGCACGAGGGTGCCGCGTTTAGCGCCATCATCGCGCAGGCGAAGGCGGCTCTGCCCCAGGCCGCTTGA
- the rpmI gene encoding 50S ribosomal protein L35 — protein MPKLKTKSGVKKRFKLTASGLLKHGVAGKRHRLISHNSKYIRQNRGTKVLSKADTATVKAWAPYGLK, from the coding sequence TGAAAACGAAGAGCGGCGTGAAGAAGCGCTTCAAGCTCACCGCCAGCGGCCTGCTGAAGCATGGCGTTGCCGGCAAGCGCCACCGCCTGATCAGCCACAACAGCAAGTATATCCGCCAGAACCGCGGCACCAAGGTGCTGTCGAAGGCCGATACGGCCACCGTTAAGGCGTGGGCGCCTTACGGGCTCAAGTAA